From Carya illinoinensis cultivar Pawnee chromosome 5, C.illinoinensisPawnee_v1, whole genome shotgun sequence, one genomic window encodes:
- the LOC122309058 gene encoding uncharacterized protein LOC122309058 — translation MDKSWMHIEDRLRSHEYAEGINQFLSMAQSNAPSSDSIRCPCRDCRNNFFQPFTIVRDHLFLRGIDRSYTQWIFHGEDDPFHANRSDDEDDGDDTREYIDDVDEMLDDIRVGSFVDDITGLNASGSDDDNAQPNVGTSRHHTFEQYVEDARRPLYPSCTTYSKLSFIVKLLHIKTIGGWNVKSFNMLLKLLKSAFPSALLPEDYNDARQLERGLGFSYNKIHVCPNDCMLFWKDDEDKDECPKCNASRWISMTSKHRVPQKVMRYFPLKPRLQRLYLSKKTAEAMRWHKEGRIDDLNCMRHPADSKVWKDFDRKHDWFAKDSRNVRLGLASDGFNPFNNMSKPYSIWPVILLPYNLPPWSCMKDPYFMLTCLIPGPKSPGNDIDVFLRPLVDELKELWKVGIETYDAFSSDVFRLHASLLWTINDFPAYANLSGWSTKGKLACPVCNVDTDSMWLAYGRKHCYMGHRRWLALDHPWRKKKRAFNGANEVRIQPEKLSAQAIFESLSVVPNVQFGKSSRKRKRAPQELNWTKKSIFFDLPYWQDLELRHNLDVMHIEKNICDSVLGTLLSIDGKSKDTANARRDLEHLGLRKELHLRPDGDRCRMSLACYTLNQNERISFCEWVSQVKFPDGFASNIARCVNIREGKISGMKSHDCHIFLQRLLPVVIGGYLRPDIRLALIELSTFFKELCARTLSYESLHRLQAEISIILCKLEMIFPPAFFDIMVHLAIHLPDEALLAGPVQYRWMYPFERYLGKFKRYVRNKARPEGSIAEAYVHVECLTFCSMYLNDIETRYERVERNVDLPEQSNEEFFSVFSQKVRPLGAANIHMLAEKLFTRAHWYVLNNCGEIEHYLNEHYNMITREVTTNTASRHEAQFPGWFKKHIREKRAMDPTSVRDEIYALACGPDKWVASYAGCIMNGIRFQTKDRERHRRTQNSGLVVRGEHQSNPIDFYGVLIDIIELRYMGWRKVYLFQCEWWDVGDKRRGIRVGDHLTSLNTSRTWYKDEPFALACQAQQVFYVKDVSVAGSWYVVHKITNRNVYNIPLVSTAEEADDSADSCEDDALQEDENIATNVSYAQCSDPDLMTPLNRVDEEPLVLDPSLMLEQQPSELPDHEEYVEDAVVDDELGVDDASTNSEDSEEDSIAVADDSTSDSDDGSTCGGKGPELG, via the exons ATGGATAAatcttggatgcatattgaagatagattgcgGTCCCATGAATATGCCGAAGGCATTAATCAATTCTTATCAATGGCTCAATCCAATGCTCCTTCCAGTGACTCAATTAGGTGTCCTTGTCGGGACTGTCGTAATAACTTCTTCCAGCCATTTACTATTGTGAGGGATCATCTATTTTTGAGAGGGATTGATAGAAGTTATACtcaatggatatttcatggagaagatgatccttTTCATGCGAACCGGTCAGACGATGAGGATGATGGAGATGATACTAGAGAGTACATTGATGACGTcgatgagatgttagatgacattcgGGTGGGATCCTTTGTGGATGATATTACCGGTTTAAATGCTAGTGGCAGTGATGATGATAATGCACAACCCAACGTTGGGACTTCTAGACACCATACGTTTGAACAGTACGTCGAGGATGCACGACGTCCACTATATCCATCGTGTACAACCTACTCAAAGCTATCATTTATAGTGAAGTTGCTTCACATCAAGACAATCGGGGGTTGGAACGTGAAGTCATTTAACATGTTGCTAAAGCTATTGAAGTCTGCATTCCCGAGTGCTCTTTTGCCTGAAGACTATAATGATGCACGTCAGCTAGAGCGTGGGTTGGGATTTAGTTACAACAAAATCCATGTTTGCCCAAATGACTGTATGTTGTTTTGGAAAGatgatgaagacaaagatgaatgCCCTAAATGCAATGCATCTAGGTGGATCTCAATGACGAGTAAACACCGGGTACCTCAGAAAGTGATGCGTTATTTTCCATTGAAGCCTAGGTTGCAACGCCTTTATCTATCAAAGAAGACAGCAGAAGCCATGCGATGGCATAAAGAAGGCCGTATTGATGATTTGAACTGTATGCGGCATCCAGCTGATTCCAAAGTTTGGAAAGATTTTGACAGGAAACATGATTGGTTTGCCAAAGATTCTCGTAATGTCCGTCTTGGACTAGCGAGTGACGGGTTCAACCCGTTCAATAACATGAGCAAGCCCTATAGTATATGGCCAGTAATACTTCTACCTTACAACTTGCCACCTTGGTCTTGCATGAAAGACCCATACTTTATGTTGACCTGTTTGATACCTGGTCCTAAATCACCAGGAAATGATATCGATGTCTTCCTGCGTCCTTTAGTTGATGAGTTGAAAGAATTATGGAAGGTTGGTATTGAGACATATGATGCATTCAGTTCTGATGTTTTCCGATTACATGCATCTTTACTTTGGACTATAAATGACTTCCCTGCATATGCCAATCTTTCTGGATGGAGCACGAAGGGGAAGTTGGCATGTCCTGTATGTAATGTTGATACCGATTCTATGTGGTTGGCGTATGGGcgtaaacattgttatatgggccaCCGTCGATGGTTGGCTCTGGACCAcccttggagaaagaaaaaacgtGCTTTCAATGGTGCCAATGAGGTTCGGATTCAGCCAGAAAAGCTTTCAGCCCAAGCTATATTTGAATCATTATCCGTGGTCCCGAATGTGCAATTCGGGAAAAGTTCACGGAAGAGGAAACGGGCACCACAAGAATTAAACTGGACAAAGAAAAGCATCTTCTTCGATCTCCCATACTGGCAAGACTTAGAGTTGAGGCATAACCtagatgtaatgcatattgagaaaaacatcTGTGATAGTGTGTTGGGCACCTTGCTGAGTATTGATGGAAAGAGTAAGGACACTGCAAATGCCCGCAGGGATTTGGAACATCTAGGACTGAGGAAGGAATTACACTTACGCCCGGATGGCGATCGTTGCCGAATGAGTCTTGCATGTTACACCCTAAACCAAAATGAAAGAATATCCTTCTGTGAGTGGGTGTCACAAGTTAAATTCCCAGATGGCTTCGCCTCTAACATTGCTCGGTGTGTGAATATTCGTGAGGGAAAAATTTCaggaatgaaaagtcatgactgccaCATTTTCCTCCAACGGTTGCTTCCGGTCGTGATTGGTGGCTATCTGCGGCCTGACATTCGGCTAGCTTTGATCGAGCTAAGtacatttttcaaagaattgtgtGCTAGAACATTGAGTTATGAATCATTGCATCGGCTTCAGGCAGAAATTTCAATCATCCTATGTAAACTTGAGATGATCTTCCCACCTGCATTTTTTGATATAATGGTGCACCTCGCAATTCATTTACCGGACGAGGCATTGCTTGCTGGACCAgtgcaatataggtggatgtatccttttgagAGGTACCTAGGGAAGTTCAAACGTTACGTCCGGAACAAAGCCCGCCCGGAGGGCTCAATTGCCGAAGCATATGTTCATGTTGAGTGTTTGACGTTTTGCTCAATGTATCTCAATGACATTGAGACCAGATATGAACGGGTTGAAAGAAACGTAGACCTTCCAGAACAGAGTAATGAAGAATTTTTCTCTGTATTCTCACAAAAGGTACGTCCGCTTGGGGCAGCCAACATTCACATGCTAGCCGAGAAATTATTTACAAGAGCCCACTGGtatgtgctaaataattgtgGCGAGATCGAGCATTATCTCAA TGAGCATTATAACATGATTACAAGGGAAGTCACAACCAACACTGCGAGCAGGCACGAGGCTCAATTTCCCGGGTGGTTCAAGAAACAT ATTCGAGAGAAGCGTGCAATGGATCCAACCAGTGTACGAGATGAAATATATGCACTTGCATGTGGTCCCGACAAGTGGGTTGCGTCATATGCTGGTTGCATAATGAATGGAATTAGGTTTCAAACAAAGGATCGAGAGAGGCACCGGCGAACGCAAAATAGCGGTTTGGTTGTCCGAggtgaacatcaatcaaatccCATAGACTTCTATGGGGTGTTGATTGATATCATAGAATTACGATATATGGGTTGGCGTAAGGTGTATTTGTTTCAATGTGAGTGGTGGGATGTTGGTGATAAGCGAAGAGGGATTCGCGTTGGGGACCATCTAACCAGCCTGAACACGTCTAGaacatggtataaagatgagccttTTGCTCTTGCTTGCCAAGCTCAACAAGTGTTTTATGTAAAAGACGTGAGTGTGGCGGGTAGTTGGTATGTGGTTCATAAGATAACGAATAGAAATGTATACAACATCCCTTTAGTATCAACAGCTGAGGAGGCGGATGATAGTGCCGATTCTTGTGAGGATGACGCTTTACAGGAGGATGAAAACATTGCCACAAACGTGTCGTATGCCCAATGCAGTGACCCAGACTTGATGACTCCGTTGAACAGGGTAGATGAAGAACCATTGGTGCTTGACCCTTCGCTCATGCTAGAACAGCAACCATCTGAACTACCTGACCACGAGGAATACGTCGAGGATGCTGTCGTTGATGATGAGCTGGGAGTTGACGATGCCTCCACTAATAGCGAGGACAGCGAAGAAGACAGTATTGCAGTTGCCGATGATAGTACATCAGATTCAGATGATG GTTCCACATGTGGAGGTAAAGGACCAGAGTTGGGGTAA
- the LOC122309185 gene encoding acetylserotonin O-methyltransferase-like — protein sequence MGSTQRSEWDEEDEQAEVDIWKYMFGFTEMAVVKCAVELGIADTIESHGGGPMTLSELSSTLGCDPSPLYRVMRFLTHRGIFKEMPTTQGSPGYGQTRLSSRLLRNGEHSMAALILLHNSPVMLAPWHSLSAHVLAYETAPFDVVHGEDIWRYAAENPGHFRLFNEAMACDARLVVPAMLQGCPEVFDGLSSLVDVGGGNGTTLQLLVKSCQWIRGINFDLPHVVSDAAEFPGIEHVGGDMFATVPKADAAFLKWVLHIWGDNECIQILKKCRESIPEGKGKVIIVEAVLDQEAKISDKLTDARLALDMIVMAHTTTGKERTLEEWGLVLEKAGFSKYTVKPIRAVQSVIEAFP from the exons atgggAAGTACACAGAGATCAGAGTGGGATGAGGAAGACGAACAAGCGGAAGTGGATATCTGGAAATACATGTTCGGGTTCACAGAAATGGCAGTAGTCAAGTGCGCCGTTGAACTTGGGATAGCTGATACCATTGAAAGCCATGGAGGAGGCCCTATGACACTCTCCGAGTTGTCTTCAACTCTAGGTTGCGATCCGTCCCCACTCTACCGCGTTATGAGGTTCCTAACGCACCGCGGAATATTCAAAGAGATGCCCACCACCCAAGGCTCCCCAGGTTATGGACAAACACGTCTATCTAGCCGTCTTTTGCGGAATGGAGAACATAGCATGGCTGCTCTTATTTTGCTTCACAACAGCCCAGTTATGCTGGCACCATGGCATAGCCTAAGTGCCCATGTTCTAGCCTATGAGACTGCACCGTTTGATGTAGTTCATGGTGAAGACATATGGAGGTATGCAGCAGAAAATCCTGGTCATTTCCGTCTCTTCAATGAAGCAATGGCGTGTGATGCCAGGTTGGTGGTGCCTGCGATGCTTCAAGGTTGTCCAGAGGTATTTGACGGGCTTAGCAGTTTGGTGGACGTGGGTGGAGGCAACGGAACGACTTTGCAGTTGTTGGTTAAGTCGTGTCAATGGATTCGAGGCATCAACTTTGATCTTCCCCATGTTGTCTCTGATGCGGCAGAGTTCCCCGGAATTGAACATGTCGGAGGTGACATGTTTGCAACTGTTCCAAAGGCTGATGCTGCTTTCCTAAAG TGGGTTCTGCACATTTGGGGAGACAACGAATGCATCCAAATCCTGAAAAAATGCAGAGAATCTATTCCGGAGGGCAAAGGGAAGGTGATAATTGTTGAGGCTGTACTTGATCAAGAAGCGAAAATATCAGACAAACTAACAGATGCGAGGTTGGCGCTAGACATGATAGTGATGGCTCATACTACGACGGGGAAAGAGAGAACTTTAGAGGAGTGGGGACTTGTTCTTGAGAAGGCAGGATTTAGCAAGTACACGGTGAAACCCATTCGTGCTGTGCAATCTGTAATTGAGGCATTTCCTTAA